A window from Borrelia sp. P9F1 encodes these proteins:
- a CDS encoding HAD-IIB family hydrolase, whose product MSKVFITDLDGTLLDRRGSLSDFSRNSLKELLKRDDFNFTVATGRDFYLMRSPLRGFDFKIPLISHDGAYVTLVDQGSPLYVEDISRDCIDDIYSYFKHNGFSVFFKVIQNGEVFNVYDGINNFLEHWYVTFKQTFCRSNIIKIDKLNDIALCDILSVTIIAARERIEDIFLNMKNYSELKVSRYGRIEFNDKISVIEIQSVHAEKINGIKFLADYLSISYKDIVYFGDSDNDISVFNENEIHKVTPQNGIEALKDKACEVIDYHYNDAVLKYILNNFE is encoded by the coding sequence TTGAGCAAGGTTTTTATTACGGATTTAGATGGTACGTTGCTTGATAGAAGGGGATCCTTATCAGATTTTTCTAGGAATAGTCTAAAGGAGCTTCTGAAGAGGGATGACTTTAATTTTACGGTTGCAACAGGTAGGGATTTTTATCTTATGAGGTCTCCTTTGAGGGGATTTGATTTTAAGATTCCTTTAATTAGTCATGATGGTGCTTATGTTACACTTGTTGATCAGGGTAGTCCTCTTTATGTAGAAGATATAAGTCGGGATTGTATCGATGATATTTATTCTTATTTTAAGCATAATGGGTTTTCTGTGTTTTTTAAAGTGATACAAAATGGAGAGGTGTTTAATGTTTATGATGGTATTAATAATTTCTTAGAGCATTGGTATGTTACATTTAAGCAAACTTTTTGTCGTTCAAATATTATCAAAATAGATAAGCTGAACGATATTGCTCTTTGTGATATTTTGTCTGTTACCATTATTGCTGCCCGAGAAAGAATTGAAGATATTTTTTTGAATATGAAGAATTATTCTGAACTTAAGGTATCTAGGTATGGAAGGATAGAATTTAATGACAAGATTAGTGTTATTGAAATACAAAGCGTTCATGCTGAGAAGATAAATGGGATTAAATTTTTAGCTGATTATTTGTCCATTTCTTACAAAGATATCGTTTATTTTGGGGATTCTGACAATGATATTTCTGTCTTTAACGAAAACGAAATTCACAAGGTAACACCTCAGAATGGTATTGAAGCACTCAAGGATAAGGCTTGTGAAGTAATAGATTACCATTATAATGATGCTGTATTGAAGTATATATTGAACAATTTTGAATAA
- the hflK gene encoding FtsH protease activity modulator HflK, whose translation MLNIPKFFNKTYEYTVALIILIIIAVIIISNVFLVGPSEEAIVLRLGRLNRTLESGIHIKIPLIEEKFILPVKIVQEVKFGFNSDNNRGINVGEDEGVIITGDLNIINVEWLVQYKISDPYSFMFKVQDPEETIKDIAKSSMNRLIGDNTIFEIINDNRVGVTEGVKSSMNEIIKTYNLGIDIVQVQIRNAMPPKGKVYEAFEDVNIAIQDKNKFINEGKKEFNQIVPKIKGEALKVLEEAKGYKESRINNALADTEIFNAILNAYIKDPEITRERLYNETMKEILENKDNIEIIDKNFKNFLPFKEIK comes from the coding sequence ATGCTAAATATTCCAAAATTTTTCAATAAAACATACGAATATACAGTAGCACTAATTATATTGATAATAATAGCAGTAATAATCATCTCAAATGTTTTCTTAGTTGGTCCATCGGAGGAAGCAATTGTTCTTCGCCTTGGAAGACTAAACAGAACGCTTGAATCGGGAATACATATTAAAATTCCACTAATTGAGGAAAAATTCATTTTACCAGTAAAGATAGTACAAGAGGTTAAGTTTGGATTTAATTCAGACAATAACAGAGGAATTAATGTTGGTGAGGATGAGGGAGTAATTATTACTGGGGATTTAAACATAATAAATGTTGAATGGCTGGTACAATATAAAATAAGCGATCCGTATTCTTTCATGTTTAAAGTACAGGACCCGGAAGAAACTATCAAAGACATTGCGAAATCATCAATGAATAGGTTAATTGGAGACAACACTATTTTTGAGATAATTAATGACAATAGAGTTGGTGTTACAGAAGGAGTAAAATCCTCTATGAATGAAATTATTAAAACGTATAATTTAGGGATAGATATTGTGCAGGTACAAATCAGAAATGCTATGCCACCAAAGGGCAAGGTTTATGAAGCATTTGAAGACGTTAACATTGCGATACAAGATAAAAATAAGTTTATTAATGAGGGAAAGAAAGAATTTAATCAAATCGTTCCAAAAATTAAAGGAGAAGCACTTAAGGTACTAGAGGAAGCTAAAGGATACAAAGAGAGCAGAATAAATAATGCCTTAGCCGATACTGAAATCTTTAACGCAATTTTAAATGCGTATATTAAAGATCCAGAAATTACAAGAGAGAGGCTCTACAATGAAACAATGAAGGAAATCCTTGAAAATAAAGATAACATTGAAATAATCGACAAAAATTTTAAAAACTTCCTCCCATTCAAGGAGATAAAGTAA
- a CDS encoding hemolysin family protein: protein MLDLSLIVVFIVLSAVFSASETAYTSLSLMQLQDIKKKGKLGAIVYHLAQTPSKLVTTILIGNNISNITTSVLATKFVLNKYGDNALAFSTGIVTIIVLIFSEIFPKQIAILNNEGIALSTSILLKTLAFVFTPIIYVINEMTKILLSLCKIKTSQKMNKDTIKNMLSLAENLGILENDARMFMQKMLNIGEVRASEVMTHRTEVFSLSSTSKLKDKIKMIKKEGYSRIPVYRGHNREQIIGILITKDLIEISKKELEKSIIKFAKPAVFVQQNKRIKDTLAIMRQKQKIMAIVIDEYGGFSGILTIEDIVEKIFGAIFDEYDLEEEKQFIIKKDENTYLILGETTFDEIEEIVGIKIQHKDYINTVGGYIMDLLDKIPKEGEQVNTEHGEYLIEEVRNHKIKKITFKKFEKE from the coding sequence ATGTTGGATTTATCATTAATAGTCGTATTTATAGTACTCTCAGCAGTTTTCTCAGCATCAGAGACGGCATATACCTCATTGAGCTTAATGCAACTCCAAGATATAAAGAAGAAAGGCAAGTTAGGAGCAATTGTGTATCACTTGGCTCAAACTCCATCGAAACTTGTTACAACAATTTTGATTGGAAACAATATTTCCAATATAACAACCAGTGTTCTTGCGACAAAATTTGTTCTTAACAAGTACGGAGACAATGCTCTCGCTTTTTCAACGGGAATCGTGACAATAATAGTCCTTATATTCTCTGAAATATTTCCTAAACAGATTGCGATATTGAATAACGAAGGCATAGCCTTGTCGACTTCAATCTTACTTAAAACATTGGCATTCGTATTCACACCCATAATATACGTAATTAACGAAATGACTAAAATCTTACTAAGCCTATGCAAAATAAAAACAAGTCAAAAAATGAATAAAGATACCATAAAAAACATGCTGTCTTTAGCTGAAAACTTAGGGATACTAGAAAATGATGCTAGAATGTTCATGCAAAAGATGTTAAACATAGGCGAGGTCAGAGCATCGGAAGTTATGACTCACCGTACAGAAGTATTTTCCCTATCAAGCACATCAAAACTAAAAGACAAGATTAAAATGATTAAAAAAGAAGGATATTCCAGAATTCCTGTGTATAGGGGCCATAACAGAGAACAAATAATAGGAATTTTAATAACCAAAGATTTAATTGAGATAAGCAAAAAAGAACTTGAGAAAAGCATCATAAAATTTGCAAAACCCGCTGTTTTTGTACAACAAAACAAGAGAATAAAAGATACCCTAGCCATTATGAGACAAAAACAAAAAATAATGGCAATTGTTATTGATGAATATGGAGGTTTTTCGGGAATACTTACAATAGAGGATATAGTAGAGAAAATATTTGGAGCAATATTTGACGAATATGATTTAGAAGAAGAAAAACAGTTTATTATTAAAAAAGATGAAAACACTTACCTAATACTTGGTGAGACCACCTTTGATGAGATTGAGGAAATTGTTGGGATAAAAATTCAACACAAAGACTACATAAATACAGTTGGTGGATACATAATGGATTTACTTGACAAGATTCCTAAAGAGGGAGAACAAGTTAATACAGAACATGGAGAATACTTAATAGAGGAAGTAAGGAATCATAAGATTAAAAAAATAACCTTTAAAAAATTTGAAAAGGAGTGA
- a CDS encoding RelA/SpoT family protein — MIQPYEIAYLMKINNLDKIKNIFKDTISDAYKDEIQKKLIFKALEISEQLHQGQYRESGVPYVIHPITVALFLAKFQLDFKTTIAGLLHDVLEDTSVSKEEIIKEFDEEILSLIDGVTKIHDLHNKTRAIKEANTISKMFFAMTHDIRIIIIKLADKLHNMTTLSHLPKNRRERIAKDCLATYVPIAERLGISSLKVYLEDLSLKYLYPKEYKEIKNFLAETKIEREKKLYKGKLIIEKELKKIGIEAEITVRSKHFYSIFRKMKTRTNNLSQIFDTLGIRIICRQQKECYEILEIVHKVWKPIPGRLKDYIAIPKDNKYQSLHTTVRIPEDNQLIEIQIRTEEMDRIAKYGVAAHWIYKEQIELKADDLSFINRIKKWQQDSANKNQYSMNDIHKELLNTFIYVYTPEGEIVELPFGSNSIDFAYSIHTDIGNQALYAKINGKISSLTKPLRNEQIVEIFTSPEAKADVIWLTSVRTKKARSKIRSWLNKNDDTIFVDNNIIAYLIGETREQKRLFSLFKSLTKSRIKRITISPECNPSTGEDIIGIIQKDEIIVHNDNCQASKHHKKSHLVEVEWEATPTRKVYHIVIFLKNLKGLFNYLDNIFTTFNIRLISEKIEDCGNGYGISNIIISSNAKNVAMVLSSLKGNPNILKIMQVEEDIKNYEN; from the coding sequence ATGATACAACCCTATGAAATTGCATATTTAATGAAAATCAATAATCTTGATAAAATAAAAAACATCTTCAAAGATACCATCAGTGATGCCTACAAGGATGAGATTCAAAAAAAATTAATTTTTAAGGCTCTTGAAATATCAGAACAATTGCACCAAGGACAATACAGAGAAAGTGGAGTTCCTTATGTAATCCATCCAATAACAGTTGCATTATTTCTTGCAAAATTTCAATTGGATTTCAAAACAACAATAGCTGGACTGTTACACGATGTACTTGAAGATACAAGTGTTTCTAAAGAAGAAATAATTAAAGAATTCGATGAAGAAATTTTAAGCTTAATTGATGGTGTAACAAAAATTCATGATTTACACAACAAAACAAGGGCAATCAAAGAAGCGAACACAATTTCAAAAATGTTTTTCGCAATGACTCATGACATTAGAATAATAATCATTAAACTCGCAGATAAATTACATAACATGACAACCCTTTCCCACTTACCCAAAAACAGAAGAGAGAGAATTGCAAAAGATTGTCTTGCCACTTATGTGCCAATTGCAGAAAGGCTTGGCATTTCATCTCTTAAAGTATATTTAGAAGACCTTTCATTAAAATATCTTTATCCAAAAGAATATAAAGAGATAAAAAATTTTTTAGCTGAAACAAAAATAGAGAGAGAAAAAAAATTATATAAAGGAAAATTGATAATCGAGAAGGAACTTAAAAAAATTGGGATTGAAGCAGAGATTACAGTACGATCTAAACATTTTTATTCAATATTTAGAAAAATGAAAACAAGAACGAATAACCTTTCTCAAATTTTCGATACCTTGGGGATAAGGATAATCTGTAGACAACAAAAAGAATGCTATGAAATACTAGAGATTGTACACAAAGTCTGGAAACCAATACCCGGAAGACTAAAAGATTACATAGCAATACCTAAAGATAATAAATATCAGTCTTTGCACACCACTGTAAGAATACCAGAGGACAATCAATTGATTGAAATACAAATCAGAACAGAAGAAATGGACAGAATTGCTAAATATGGTGTTGCCGCCCACTGGATCTATAAAGAGCAAATTGAGCTTAAAGCTGATGACCTTTCATTTATTAATCGCATAAAAAAATGGCAACAAGATTCGGCAAACAAAAATCAATACTCAATGAATGACATACACAAAGAACTATTAAACACATTTATATATGTATATACACCAGAAGGAGAAATAGTAGAGCTTCCATTTGGATCAAATTCAATTGACTTCGCATACTCAATACATACAGATATTGGAAACCAAGCACTTTATGCAAAAATTAACGGAAAGATTAGCTCTTTGACAAAACCTTTAAGAAACGAGCAAATTGTTGAAATATTCACCTCGCCAGAAGCAAAAGCCGATGTAATTTGGCTAACTAGCGTTAGAACAAAAAAAGCACGCTCAAAAATTCGATCTTGGCTTAACAAGAATGACGATACAATATTTGTAGACAATAATATAATTGCATATCTTATTGGGGAGACCAGAGAGCAGAAAAGACTTTTTAGTCTCTTTAAGTCCTTAACAAAATCTAGAATAAAAAGAATTACCATATCTCCTGAATGCAATCCATCAACAGGAGAAGATATTATTGGCATAATACAAAAAGATGAAATCATAGTACACAACGACAATTGTCAAGCATCAAAACATCACAAAAAAAGCCACCTTGTTGAAGTAGAATGGGAAGCAACACCAACAAGGAAGGTGTATCATATTGTAATTTTCTTAAAAAATTTAAAAGGTCTTTTCAATTATCTAGATAATATTTTCACGACTTTTAATATAAGACTTATTAGCGAAAAAATAGAAGACTGCGGAAACGGATACGGCATAAGCAACATAATTATCTCATCGAATGCAAAAAATGTGGCAATGGTTCTCTCATCTCTTAAAGGAAACCCCAATATACTTAAAATCATGCAAGTAGAAGAAGACATTAAAAACTATGAGAATTAA
- a CDS encoding UDP-N-acetylmuramoyl-L-alanyl-D-glutamate--2,6-diaminopimelate ligase, protein MNRKKRLRGILSRLDKNLVKEIRGSCDVEIMGLAYDSRCVLPNFVFFALPGLHFDGQKFIEAAIQRGSNVIVHASNVDFCASNVTYIKVDSCNIKRFMSNFSSIFYDEPSKKLKIIGVTGTDGKSSVCFYIYTLLRSIGARVGFISTVFFDDGSGSLVKNPYRQSTPESTEIHFFLSKMVENNVQYAIVESTSHGLDLRTARLIDVEYSVAVLTNVSHEHLEFHGTMENYLSAKLNLFSSVAVSNGFGVVNIDDKNSSLFLNSIKRSYTYSLENESADFFVSKIIEQMGFTEFEFFSKNIKYDARVDLTGSFNVENVIAALIVVSQVASVSVSELIASLVNIRGLCGRMDSVDFGQNFSLIIDYAHTPGAFLKLFPIFKRLAKNRLIAVFGSAGERDVSKRKLQGEIADRHADTIVLCDEDPRGEDSMQIIKDISEGILNKTQGENLFFIPNRRDALKKAISLACADDLVVTLGKGHEDSIIYEDKNIPWDEKGIVKDIILSLINRS, encoded by the coding sequence ATGAATAGAAAAAAGAGACTTCGTGGTATTTTATCTAGGTTGGATAAAAATTTGGTTAAAGAAATTAGAGGATCTTGTGATGTGGAAATAATGGGACTGGCATATGACTCAAGATGTGTGTTACCTAACTTTGTATTTTTTGCTCTCCCAGGGCTTCATTTTGATGGGCAGAAATTTATTGAGGCAGCGATTCAAAGGGGTAGTAATGTTATTGTGCATGCTAGTAATGTTGACTTTTGTGCTTCAAATGTAACATATATCAAAGTTGATTCTTGTAACATAAAGAGATTTATGTCAAATTTTTCCAGCATTTTTTATGATGAACCTTCAAAGAAGCTTAAGATTATTGGAGTGACAGGAACAGATGGCAAGAGTTCTGTTTGTTTTTATATATATACTCTTTTAAGGTCTATTGGGGCTAGGGTTGGATTTATTTCAACAGTATTTTTTGATGATGGAAGTGGAAGTTTGGTTAAAAATCCTTATAGGCAGTCGACTCCAGAATCAACAGAGATTCATTTTTTTCTCAGTAAGATGGTGGAGAATAATGTTCAGTATGCTATTGTCGAATCAACATCGCATGGACTTGATCTCAGAACGGCAAGGCTTATCGACGTTGAGTATTCTGTTGCTGTTTTAACTAATGTTAGTCACGAGCATCTTGAATTTCATGGCACGATGGAGAATTATTTGAGTGCTAAACTTAATCTTTTTTCTTCTGTTGCTGTTAGTAATGGGTTTGGTGTTGTCAATATTGATGATAAGAATTCTTCTCTATTTTTAAATTCTATTAAAAGATCTTATACGTACAGTTTAGAGAATGAAAGTGCTGATTTTTTTGTAAGTAAAATTATTGAGCAAATGGGTTTTACGGAGTTTGAATTTTTTAGTAAAAATATTAAATATGATGCCAGGGTTGATTTGACGGGTAGTTTCAACGTTGAGAATGTTATTGCTGCTCTAATTGTTGTAAGTCAGGTTGCAAGTGTTAGTGTATCAGAACTTATTGCTAGTCTTGTAAATATTAGGGGTCTTTGCGGTCGAATGGATAGTGTTGATTTTGGACAGAATTTTTCTTTAATTATTGATTATGCACATACTCCGGGTGCTTTTCTTAAACTTTTCCCTATATTTAAAAGACTTGCAAAAAATAGACTAATTGCTGTTTTTGGTTCTGCTGGAGAGAGAGATGTTTCAAAGAGAAAGTTGCAGGGAGAGATTGCAGATAGGCATGCGGATACAATAGTACTTTGTGATGAAGATCCAAGAGGTGAAGACAGCATGCAGATCATTAAAGATATTTCAGAAGGAATTCTAAATAAGACACAGGGTGAAAATTTATTTTTCATTCCTAATAGGAGAGATGCACTTAAGAAGGCAATAAGCCTTGCGTGTGCTGATGATTTGGTTGTTACTCTTGGGAAGGGGCATGAAGATTCGATAATATATGAGGATAAAAATATCCCTTGGGATGAAAAAGGTATCGTTAAAGATATTATTTTAAGTTTAATAAATAGGAGTTAA
- the hflC gene encoding protease modulator HflC: protein MKHMVKFLLSIAKTAVFTLLFGLISLSIMQPIYILKENEISITTRLGKIDRTENTAGLKYKIPFIEHVQIFPKIILRWDGEPQRIPTGGEEKQLIWIDTTARWKISDINKFYTSIKTMDRAYVRIDAAIEPAVRGVIAKYPLLEMIRSSNDPVQRLSHGILTAQEAKSDTTYQITKGRKTIENEIIQVANKNTQDIGIEIVDVLIRKISYDPSLIDSVHNRMISERQQIAEEQRSTGMAEKTEILGSIEKEKLKLLSEAKAEAAKIKAEGDSEAARIYANAYGKSVEFYRFWQALESYKMVLKDKRKIFSTDMEFFRYLHNRK from the coding sequence ATGAAACATATGGTAAAATTCTTACTCTCTATTGCTAAAACTGCTGTATTTACATTATTGTTTGGTTTAATATCACTTTCCATAATGCAACCGATTTATATTCTAAAAGAAAACGAGATTTCAATCACTACAAGACTTGGAAAAATCGATAGAACCGAAAACACAGCAGGACTTAAATATAAAATTCCATTTATTGAACATGTGCAAATATTTCCCAAAATCATACTCAGATGGGACGGAGAACCCCAAAGAATCCCAACGGGTGGAGAGGAAAAGCAATTAATATGGATAGATACAACCGCTAGATGGAAAATTTCAGATATTAATAAATTCTACACATCCATTAAAACAATGGATAGAGCTTATGTAAGAATTGATGCTGCCATTGAACCTGCTGTTAGAGGTGTTATCGCTAAGTATCCTTTACTTGAAATGATTAGAAGTTCAAATGACCCAGTTCAGCGATTATCTCACGGAATTTTAACGGCTCAAGAGGCCAAGAGTGACACAACCTATCAAATAACAAAGGGACGAAAAACCATTGAAAATGAAATAATTCAAGTTGCAAATAAAAATACTCAAGATATTGGAATTGAAATTGTTGACGTTCTTATTAGAAAGATTAGCTACGACCCAAGCTTAATCGATTCAGTACATAACAGGATGATCTCAGAAAGGCAACAGATTGCAGAGGAACAAAGAAGTACGGGAATGGCTGAGAAAACGGAAATACTTGGTAGCATTGAAAAAGAAAAACTAAAATTATTAAGTGAGGCAAAAGCTGAGGCAGCTAAAATTAAAGCCGAGGGCGATAGTGAAGCTGCACGTATTTATGCAAACGCATATGGAAAAAGCGTTGAATTTTACAGATTTTGGCAAGCACTGGAAAGCTACAAGATGGTGCTTAAAGATAAACGAAAAATATTTTCAACAGATATGGAATTCTTCAGGTACTTGCACAACAGAAAGTAA
- the prmC gene encoding peptide chain release factor N(5)-glutamine methyltransferase → MTINEAIKSSRQYNVSTLEALLLLEKILKTRKEVILANKNQNLTKESEYKFLNQINNIKSGIPIHHILKIKEFMGINFYINKDVLIPRADTECLVEEALIQIKKNNLNKILDLCCGSGCIGLTLAHCLKKKVTLSDFSIEALKVALKNTKRLKLKNYVEIIHSNLLECVGKGFEIIITNPPYLNEDELRIKEKSEREPRMALLGFGTDGLELSRKIIQQSKHRLARNGLLIMESAPWQIEPIKEFAVREGFLYLKTLRDIEARKRALVLRITNDTTL, encoded by the coding sequence ATGACAATAAATGAAGCAATAAAGAGTTCTAGGCAATATAACGTAAGTACTCTTGAGGCGTTGTTGCTACTTGAAAAAATTTTAAAAACTAGAAAGGAAGTTATCCTTGCAAATAAAAATCAAAATTTAACAAAGGAGTCGGAATATAAATTTTTAAATCAAATAAATAATATAAAATCAGGAATTCCAATACACCACATACTTAAGATAAAAGAATTCATGGGGATAAATTTTTATATCAATAAAGATGTACTCATACCTAGAGCAGACACAGAATGTTTAGTAGAAGAAGCCCTAATACAAATTAAAAAGAATAACTTAAATAAAATTCTAGACCTATGTTGTGGAAGCGGATGCATTGGTCTTACACTTGCGCATTGTCTTAAGAAAAAGGTAACATTGTCAGATTTCTCTATTGAGGCCCTAAAGGTAGCACTTAAAAATACAAAAAGACTAAAATTAAAGAATTATGTAGAAATAATACATTCAAATCTGCTAGAATGTGTAGGCAAAGGGTTTGAAATAATAATTACCAACCCTCCTTATTTGAATGAAGATGAATTGAGGATAAAAGAAAAGTCAGAAAGAGAACCAAGAATGGCTCTTTTAGGTTTTGGAACGGATGGACTTGAGCTTTCAAGAAAAATAATACAACAATCAAAACATAGACTTGCTAGGAATGGGCTCTTGATAATGGAATCAGCTCCATGGCAGATAGAACCCATTAAAGAGTTTGCGGTACGAGAAGGGTTTTTATATCTCAAGACTCTACGTGATATTGAAGCAAGGAAAAGAGCGTTGGTACTGAGGATAACAAATGATACAACCCTATGA
- a CDS encoding D-alanine--D-alanine ligase produces MKKNLMLIFGGVSFEHEISCRSAYGVYTALKRLNKYNIFSVFIDKNTGTWYLLDFVPDALKLIKKDNSSVISLVPGSGIFVGDRNLEIDVVFPIIHGRTGEDGSIQGLLKIMDIPCVGPGILGSAISSNKYFCKLFLKSFNIPLVPFIGLRKYDYFLDKEEVKNNIRQNLKYPVIIKPAILGSSIGINVAYEDDQIEKCIEEAFKYDLTIIIEKFMRVREIECSVIGNDQIKIFTPGEVIVQDFVFYDYDAKYATIPGNSIVFNIPAHLDTKHLLDIKEYAFLVYKCLELRGMARIDFFVEKDTGLIYVNEINTIPGFTDISMFSKMCEHDGVGYECLVDKLVDFSFNSYEKKKKRIDFEKLEN; encoded by the coding sequence GTGAAGAAAAATCTTATGTTGATATTTGGAGGAGTTTCTTTTGAACATGAAATTTCTTGTCGATCTGCATATGGAGTTTATACAGCTCTTAAGAGGTTAAATAAGTATAATATATTTTCAGTTTTTATTGATAAGAATACTGGAACTTGGTATTTATTGGACTTTGTACCCGATGCCCTTAAATTAATTAAAAAAGATAACTCTTCTGTTATTAGTTTAGTTCCTGGTAGTGGAATATTTGTAGGGGACAGAAACCTGGAAATTGATGTTGTATTTCCCATTATCCATGGGAGGACAGGTGAGGATGGCTCTATCCAGGGGCTTTTAAAAATAATGGATATTCCTTGTGTTGGGCCTGGTATTTTAGGAAGTGCTATTTCCAGTAATAAATATTTCTGTAAACTTTTTCTTAAAAGTTTTAATATTCCGCTAGTACCCTTTATTGGATTGAGAAAATATGATTATTTTCTAGATAAAGAAGAAGTTAAAAATAATATAAGACAAAATTTAAAATATCCTGTGATCATTAAGCCAGCTATACTGGGTTCTTCAATTGGAATTAATGTTGCATATGAAGATGATCAGATTGAGAAGTGTATAGAGGAAGCTTTCAAATATGATCTAACCATTATTATAGAGAAGTTTATGAGAGTTAGGGAGATTGAATGTTCTGTTATCGGGAATGATCAAATTAAGATATTTACTCCTGGAGAGGTTATTGTGCAGGATTTTGTATTTTATGACTATGATGCTAAGTATGCTACCATTCCTGGGAACTCTATTGTGTTTAATATCCCAGCTCATCTTGACACAAAGCATTTGCTAGACATTAAAGAGTATGCATTTTTGGTTTATAAATGTTTAGAACTCAGAGGGATGGCAAGGATTGATTTTTTTGTTGAAAAAGATACTGGGTTAATTTACGTCAATGAGATAAATACAATACCAGGATTTACGGATATTTCTATGTTTTCTAAAATGTGCGAACATGATGGAGTGGGTTATGAATGTTTGGTTGATAAACTAGTGGACTTTTCTTTTAATAGTTATGAAAAGAAAAAGAAAAGGATTGATTTTGAAAAGTTGGAAAACTAG